The Hordeum vulgare subsp. vulgare chromosome 7H, MorexV3_pseudomolecules_assembly, whole genome shotgun sequence DNA window GTCGAGATACCACAATGCAAGATGTAGGGGAGTTAAAAAAACACATGATACAGCCATGTGATTAAGCGGCGAGCCTATCTGTTTGTATGGATGTgccttgcaatgaactcatccacgtGATTGATTTTCAGTACTACATATGCACAAGTAGGGGTGATTTCCTCATGCTCGCTAGTCGCTACTGTCCtgctttctactccctccgtcccaaaataaatgtctcatctttgtactaactctagtacaaaattgtactaagctcgagacacttattttgggatagaGGAAGTACTTGTTTGCTTAACTTCGCAAACTAAGCAAAGTCAGGTCTCAGGTGCGATAGGCGCAAGTACATCTTCACAGTCAAACAATATCACCACCATGGCTACGCCATGGCCCAATCACATCCATTGTCCTCTATGTAATCACGGGTTTCAGGTATTTAAGTTACTTGCATTTTCTTCTCATATGTACTGTACTTTCTGTTAATAACTGAACCAAGATATGCCGTCTTTAGGTTTCTACTGAAACTTCAATCTTGACTTAGAATTAACTAATGAAGTGATCCAAGAAATGGACGAAATGATGTAGGTTTGCCAAATTATATTTACCAGAAAAGGGTACTACTCGTCAGATCGACGGCCCATTATCGAAAGATCCGACATTTCTAACAGCTAGAAACAATCAACGGAGAAACGTCGCTAACCACAGAGGCGAAGATGGCAGCGGTGGCGAAGAGCGAGCTGCTGAACCCTTCCTGTAGGCCGATCGCGACTGCGAGCGCGGTGACGGTGGCCGAGTGCGAAGACGGCATCCCTCCGGACCCCACCAGCTGCTTCGCGTCCCACCGGTTCTCCTTGTACCTAAGCACGCGCGCACGGATCCCGTGACGGAGAGCTCAGATCCAGCCGGCGGCGCCGGATGCCGGGGTAGGGCGGGTGAGGCGCGAGAGAGAGGCATACCATGTGGTGAAGACCTTGATGGACTGGGCGATGGCGAAGGCCAGAACGGCGGCGATGAGCGGGCAGTTGCCGAACACGGCCAGGTAGGAGAAGGAGGGCGACGCCGCGGGCGGAGGCTGCGCGGCGGAGGCGGCGTCTCCCATCGCGGCCGGCTGGTTCTAGAAGCTTccaccctccgcctcctcctccttgcgaGAAGAGAAGATCCGGGTCCGCTCCGACACGCTCACCCGCCGCGGTGCAGTCGACCCGGTCAGTCCTAGGCGAGGTGCCGGCGATTGGAGATTTTGGAAGCGTCCGAGCTGGCAAAATGGGCCCGGGCAGCTGTTAGAGTTGATGGACAAGCGACTATCGACGAAATAGGGTTTCCCCGCTATATATTACATATATTACAGTATAAAAAGATGATTAAGTATCTACCGGTGTATTACTCCCAAACATTTACCGTCTTCATCTTCTACCACATGTTCATGTAGCCTGATATGTTTAGCATGCCCTGCATAAGACCATCTAAGATAGTTGCACAACTTCGGCTCGTACGTACGTCTCTTGTGAGTAATCCTGGCTAAACGGGCCGGCCCGCCACAATCGTGCCAGCCACGGCACGTCTAGGCCCGATTATTAGTCGGTCCGTGTCGTGCCGGCCCACCGACGCAGCCTCCCGGTCCAGGCACGACACAGAGGCTACGGGCCGGCCCGTAGGCACGTCAGACCCGTTAGCCTGATagttttttttttattattttaggTTGCTATTTGGGCTGATTTTTGGTCTATTAGGCTGTTTTTGGGCCGACTTTAATATATTAAGCTGTGTTTTGGATAGATTTTGATCTATTAGGTTATTTTTTAtctcatatatatataaaaataataaaatgttAAATGGACcgtgccgtgccggcccgcgtgcccaACCTCCAGGCCTAGGCACGACCCGAGGCGCGCCGCGTGCCTGGCACAGCCCGTTTAAGTCGTGTTGGACCCAACCCGTGTCGTGCTTGGCCTGCGGGCAGTCGGACCGACCCGTCAGGTACAACCCGTTTGGGTAGCTTTGCTTGTGAGAAGATCTTTATAAATTTATGTAACAACAGGTCTGTTAGAGAATAATTCTGCAACAACAGTTTTGTTACTGATTAATTCTACAACAAGGTTGTTGTTGTGAAAATATTCtgtaatttttttgcaacaagacTTTTATCACAAAAAATTCTACGACAAGACCTATGGTGCAAGGAAAAAACCGTAACAAAACCTTTGTTGAAAAAACACTACGGCTTAACCTATATTGTAAAAAAATCTGCAACTTGACCATGTTACAAAATTCTGCAACATTATCCATGTATGTTTTTGAAACATGAGGAGTGTTACAGTGATAATGTAATGGTGCGATGATGTAGGTAAAAAAATTCTGACATATAATCCCTCGTGCAAAAGAATTCTCGAACATAATTCCTATTGCAAAAAAGATTCTCCAAcataatatttgttgcaaaaatttatgTAACACAACCTCTCTTACCAATGTCTTTGCAACATGACCTCCATTGCAAGAAAATTCTGCAACAGAGCCTATGTTGCAGAAGTTGCAAAAATGTAGTAGTCACTCATATCCGACGACTCATCCAGCACCGGGCGTATGTcgcctccgcatgacacgtgtaccATGCATGGCCCACGCGGCCATTACATCTTCATTGTATTTTTTCTACAATGATATCTATGTTGCAAAAGTTCCTTCTGCAACAACATTGATATTAGAAAATTGAAGTCACAAAACAAAATTCTACAACAAGTCAGATGTTGCGGGAAAAAAAGGCAACAAGACCTCCACCGcaacaaaaaaaatatgaaacaagacCTATTTGCAAAAAAATGCAACGCTATGTGTGTTATAAATACTTTTGCACCAAGACTTgtgttgcaaaaaaaaaacttgCAACACATCCTTTATTGCAACGTGAGAACAACATTGAGCATGGGATATAACGGCTCGCTATCTAGCTGGATCACACTTACACGCTAACAAAAGTTCTTTGAAACATTATGCCCACGTGTCATGTCAAAGCAACGGCTACAACGTCGCATGGGTGAGCACCTACGTTAGCTGTAATCATATGAAATAAAAAAATTGCTACTACTAATCAAACGGCTCGCAAACATGCATGATGAATTGATCCACTGGCTAGCGAGCCGGCGGATCCTCGCTTACGATGCGTCGGATGACGCGTAGTGCCCCCTTTATAAAGTCTCGACCAAAGCATACAAGTGACAAGAAGGTTTGTAACACCTTAAAAATCTAACCATGATTTTATGTACTAAAATTTGACTATGATTATTTTTTTAAAATGGGTTTTCTGTTGACTTCAAACCCATTTCTCTTTTCTCTGAATTATAAAATTTTCTTCCCAAGTAggagtttttga harbors:
- the LOC123407577 gene encoding uncharacterized membrane protein YuiD-like isoform X1; the encoded protein is MGDAASAAQPPPAASPSFSYLAVFGNCPLIAAVLAFAIAQSIKVFTTWYKENRWDAKQLVGSGGMPSSHSATVTALAVAIGLQEGFSSSLFATAAIFASVVMYDAFGVRLHAGRQAEVLNQIVYELPSEHPLAETRPLRELIGHTPPQVFAGAVLGFAVATFTEMMAGLGNRG
- the LOC123407577 gene encoding uncharacterized membrane protein YuiD-like isoform X2, yielding MGDAASAAQPPPAASPSFSYLAVFGNCPLIAAVLAFAIAQSIKVFTTWYKENRWDAKQLVGSGGMPSSHSATVTALAVAIGLQEGFSSSLFATAAIFASVVMYDAFGVRLHAGRQAEVLNQIVYELPSEHPLAETRPLRELIGHTPPQCLDLQ